The genome window ATTGAAGCTTGGTCTGGTCGGAATGTCCCACGCGATCGATCTGATGCCGTCTGAACTGAGCGGCGGCATGCGCAAGCGCGCAGGGCTGGCCCGTGCTCTGGCGCTTGATCCCGATATCCTGTTCTTCGATGAGCCCTCCGCCGGGCTGGATCCGATCACTTCGGCCCGGCTGGATGATCTGATCATGACGCTGCGGGATGGTCTGGGGGCCACGATCGTCATCGTCAGCCATGAACTGCCGAGCCTTTTCGCCATCGCCGATGACGGCGTGTTTCTGGATGCGCATACCAGGACCACGATCGCCCATGGTGCGCCACGCGACCTGCGGGATCATTGCGACGATCCGCGCGTGCGTGCCTTCATGAACCGCGATGCCCTGAACACGGAGAGCTGACCGCATGGTCAATCGTCAAACCGCCGTTGGTGCTTTCGTCATAGGCGGAATTATTCTTGGTGCCGCCGCGCTGATGACATTCGGGCATTTCCGTTTCTTCTCACAGAATATCCGCGCCGCCGTGGTGTTTCAGGGATCAATCAGCGGTCTTGCCGTCGGTGCGCCGGTGACGTTTC of Granulibacter bethesdensis contains these proteins:
- a CDS encoding ABC transporter ATP-binding protein — translated: MRDVTLGFGPKIIQRNLSFDVRKGSIFAVMGGSGCGKSTVLKSMVGLLRPKAGQVYVEGHDYWGGTDADRTATGRRFGVLFQSAALWSSMTVGENVALPLEMFTKLTPRQIRSLVELKLGLVGMSHAIDLMPSELSGGMRKRAGLARALALDPDILFFDEPSAGLDPITSARLDDLIMTLRDGLGATIVIVSHELPSLFAIADDGVFLDAHTRTTIAHGAPRDLRDHCDDPRVRAFMNRDALNTES